One Ovis aries strain OAR_USU_Benz2616 breed Rambouillet chromosome 4, ARS-UI_Ramb_v3.0, whole genome shotgun sequence DNA window includes the following coding sequences:
- the STEAP4 gene encoding metalloreductase STEAP4 codes for MEKISTDAFPLTIHSSEKQETVCIFGTGDFGRSLGLKMLQCGYSVVFGSRTPQRSSLLPNGAEVMSYSDAAQKSDIIIIAIHREHYDFLTELTDVLNGKILVDVSNNLKINQYPESNAEYLAQLVPGTHVVKAFNTVSAWALQSGALDASRQVFICGNDSKAKQRVMDVVRSLGLTPLDKGSLVAANEIENYPLQLFPMWKFPFYLSAVLCVFFFLYCVIREVIYPYVYEKRDRTFRLPISIPNRVFPIAALTLLALVYLPGVIAAILQLYRGTKYRRFPDWLDHWMLCRKQLGLIALGFAFLHVLYTLVIPIRYYVRWTWNNRTATQAITKKENPFSTTTSWLSDSYIALGMLGFFLFVLLGITSLPSVSNMVNWREFRFVQSKLGYLTLILCTAHTLVYGGKRFLNPSNLVWYLPSAYVIALIIPCTVLVIKFILILPCIDKTLMRIRQGWERNPKYSESALNGKTDI; via the exons ATGGAGAAAATTTCTACAGATGCATTTCCTCTCACTATTCATTCTTCAGAAAAGCAAGAAACTGTATGCATTTTTGGAACTGGAGATTTTGGAAGATCACTGGGACTTAAAATGCTCCAGTGTggttattctgttgtttttggaaGTCGAACCCCCCAGAGGTCCAGCCTGCTGCCCAATGGTGCAGAGGTCATGAGCTACTCTGATGCAGCCCAGAAATCTGACATTATAATCATAGCAATACACAGGGAACATTATGATTTTCTCACAGAATTAACCGACGTTCTCAATGGGAAAATATTGGTCGACGTCAGCAACAACCTCAAAATCAATCAGTATCCAGAGTCAAACGCAGAGTACCTTGCTCAGTTGGTGCCGGGAACCCATGTGGTAAAAGCATTTAACACCGTCTCAGCCTGGGCTCTCCAGTCAGGGGCACTGGATGCAAGTCGGCAG GTGTTTATCTGTGGAAATGACAGCAAAGCCAAGCAAAGAGTGATGGATGTCGTTCGTAGTCTTGGACTTACTCCATTGGATAAAGGATCTCTCGTGGCAGCCAATGAAATTGAAAACTACCCGCTACAACTATTTCCAATGTGGAagttccccttctatttgtccgCTGTTCTGTGTGTCTTCTTCTTTTTATACTGTGTAATAAGAGAAGTAATCTACCCTTATGTTTATGAGAAGAGGGACAGGACATTCCGTCTGCCTATTTCTATTCCAAACCGTGTCTTTCCAATAGCAGCACTCACACTGCTCGCCTTGGTTTACCTCCCTGGTGTTATTGCTGCCATTCTGCAGCTGTACCGAGGAACAAAATACCGCCGATTCCCAGACTGGCTTGACCACTGGATGCTTTGCAGAAAACAGCTTGGCTTGATAGCACTGGGATTTGCCTTCCTTCATGTCCTCTACACACTTGTGATCCCTATTCGTTATTATGTAcgatggacatggaacaacagaaccGCTACCCAG gcaataaccaagaaagaaaatccatttaGTACCACTACCTCCTGGCTCAGTGATTCATATATCGCTTTGGGAATGCTCGGATTTTTCCTGTTTGTACTCTTGGGAATCACTTCCTTGCCATCAGTTAGCAACATGGTCAACTGGAGAGAGTTCCGATTTGTCCAG TCCAAACTGGGTTATTTGACCCTGATCTTGTGCACAGCCCACACCTTGGTGTACGGTGGGAAGAGATTCCTCAACCCTTCAAACCTTGTGTGGTATCTCCCTTCAGCCTACGTGATTGCGCTGATCATCCCTTGCACAGTGCTGGTGATCAAGTTCATCCTCATCCTGCCATGTATAGACAAGACCCTTATGCGGATCCGCCAGGGCTGGGAAAGGAACCCGAAATACTCAGAATCGGCATTGAATGGAAAAACAGATATTTAA